The Treponema phagedenis DNA segment AAAGATTCCGACACGGCGCAAGGGCGAGACCTTGGAATTGCTATCTTTGGTTCGCCTACGAGTTTAAAAGCTTCAACTTTACAAAACAGTGTTGATGTTTTTAAACATCGTTTAGAATTGAGCAGCGGTGAGCAAACTTACCATAGTTTTAATTACCTGCCGTACCAAAACGAACTCTTTAAAAACTAATCGGTTTTTAGAGAGTCCTCTTATAATGTTTAAAATCGCAGAAGCACCCCGACAGGATTTTTCCCGTATTAAGTTGCTCTGTGATTTGTATCGATAATTACGCTTATGAAGGACTCTCACTTTAGATGCAGGACAGGCCATCATGTCTAAAAAATAAAAAAAATATAATATTTAGAAAAAAGATTATATTTACTTTTTTTAAATATAGTGTATAATTTATTGAAAGCCAATATAGGAGGAGCTTTTATATGACATCTACAATAGAATACACCCCATCAAGAAAATATATAGGAAATAAAAAACGATTTTCTATTCGCCGAAAACTTCTGATCGTTTTCGGAGTTCTTTCTGCCGGTTCTCTTTTTATGCTTAGTTTTTTAGCATTAAAGTTTGCACAAAAAGCCGTATCCGAAAAAATTGAAGACCATCTTATCGATAAAGCAAATGACACTGCCGAAATTATTGATAGCAGAATAAATGCTTTTTTCCAATTGCTTAATAGCATTGCCCGAGAGAAGGAATTAACCTCTGCATCATCAAGCGATGCGGAAAAACTGGAATATTTAGATTCCGAACTTGCATTGCATAATGAGTTAGTGCAATTAAATTTTTATAATACATACGGATTCCGATATACACGCGAGGGTAAGAAAATAACAGTCAGTGATCGTGATTGGTTTCAATCCGCTTTAAAAGGAAAGCCCTTTGCTTCCGAGCCGCTTATTTCCCGTTCACTCAATAAGCTTCTCATTATATTTGCAGTACCCGTATACAGCAACGGAAATATTGTCGGCGTGCTTAATTCAACTGTTGACGGGCTCTGGCTTTGCGATCAGATTGCTGACATCGTTGTAGGTAAAACAGGTGCCTGCTATATTGTAGGACTTAGTGGTACAACAATTGCCGCTGAGGAAACTGAAATTGTAAAAAAACAAGAAAACAGCAGAGAAAATGCAAAAACCGATCCGGAATTTGAATCAATAGCAATGCTTGAAAAAAAAGCGATGGAATCAAAAGAAAGTTCTGTTGATTATTTTCATTGGAAAGGAGAATGGGAAATTGCTTCCTTTGCTAAACTGAAAAGTACAGGTTGGACGGTTATTATATCTGCTCCTATTTACGAATTTATGGGAACAGTACAAAGACTCAGAATATCCCTCTATCTTACCGGTTTCATTATCTTAATTACAGCTCTTGTTGTCGTTTTTATTACCGCACACAGAATAGTAAAACCACTAACGGTTACTGTTAATGCGCTGCAAAACATTGCACAAGGAGATGGTGATTTAACGGTTAAACTTCCCGTTACAGGTAATGATGAAATAACAGATCTTTGTGACTACTTTAATAAAACAATTGAAAAGATAGGAACATCTGTTAAACAAGTCGCAGAAAATACAAATATTATGCAAGATATCGGCACTGAACTTTCCAGTAATATGACCGAAACAGCAAGTGCAGTACATCAAATCAGTGCTAACATCGATGGCGTAAAACAGCAAGCCCTCACGCAGGCTGCAAGTGTTACGGAAACAGCCGCAGCTATGGAAGAAATTATCCGCACAATAAAGCAACTTGATACAAATATTGAAACTCAAGCAACAAATGTTGCAGAATCTTCCTCGGCAATAGAACAAATGGTTGCAAATATAGACTCTATCACCCAAATGCTTGAAAAAGCAAACGCAACAATTCAAGAGCTGGCCTCTTCGACAGCAGACGGAAAAGACAAAGTTGCCGTTGCTATTAACATCATGCAAAAAATATCGGAAGAGTCAGGCGGGCTTATGGAAGCAAGCTCCGTTATTCAGCACATTGCAAGTCAAACAAACCTTTTAGCAATGAATGCGGCCATCGAAGCTGCTCACGCCGGCGAAGCGGGAAAAGGCTTTGCAGTTGTTGCAGACGAAATCCGAAAGCTTGCAGAAGATTCAAGCACACAAGGAAGAGCTATAACGACAACATTAAAAACACTTTCAGTAGAAATTGATGATCTTTCCTCGTCGGCACAAGCGGTAGGAGAAAAATTCAATGTAATTTTCGATTTATCCGGAGAAGTAAAAAATACGAGTAACCGTCTAATGGAGGCAATGCAAGAACAAGAACGCGGAAGCCGCGAAGTACTCATCGCAATAAAAGATATTAACAATATTACCGCAGAAGTTAATAGCGGCTCAACAGAAATGCGCAAAGGCGGAGAAGGTGTTGCAAAGGAAATGCAAAAACTGGATAGCCTGACACGGATTATCACGGACAGCATGAACGAAATGGCTTCGGGAGCAGTGCAAATCAGCAATGCGGTACAGGAAGTAAACGAAATTACACAAAAGAATAAGGAAAGCATTGAAAAATTAGCTAACGAGGTGCAAAAATTTAAGGTGTAGTAAAACTCATTGCTATGGTCTTTAACGTTGCAATTAATCACCGCATAGGTTTTGCGGAACAAAATCTATGCGGTTTTATGAACCCTGAATTGTCACGTTACACTAGTATAACATTTTTTTGATAACTCGATTATTTTTCTTAATGCATTTTATACAAATCCTAAAAAAATTTATAAAAAAGAGTTCGACACAACGGTTTAGTTTTTGACGTCCATATCAAAAACTAAACCACGAGTTTTAAAGCTTTGTAAACAATCTTGCTTTAAAACATCGTTTCTGTTTGGAACCATCGCCACGCCCTGATTTTTAGTATTCTTGATTAAATCAGTGCTGCGAGTTTAAAAACTCCTATTTATGTCGGTGTGGTAGTTTTTAAACATCGTTTTACATTGTTCTGAGTTCGACACGGCGCAACGGTGAGCAAACTTACCACAGTTTTAATTACCCGCCGTACCAAAAGTGAATACAAAGCAAAAGCAGCTGTAGCCACCACGCAAACTCGCTTTTGGCGCAGATTTCGCGCGCTGGATGTAAACCGTAGAGCCCGTCTCTTTCGTTATGCAAACGTAATTTGATTAAGTTTTTGCGTTGAGCGGTTTTTATTTGCAGTATTTTTGGCGGTATAAACCTTCCGCAATTTTAAGTAGGCTGTCTTTGGTGTTTTGCGCAGGGTCGTCAAGCACGGTTTGAAAGAGTTCTTGTAAAATAGCGCCGAGCATCGGACCTGCGGGAATGCCGAGTGCGATAAGTTCTTTGCCGTTGACTGCAAGATTTTTAATGCTTAAAGCGGAATCTTCTTTAAGGATCTTATCGATATGCGCAGTAAATTCCGCAAGATGAAAAGGTTGCACCTTTTGCCCGGCAAGCCCGAAGGTGTCCGCCTGCCGCAAATCAAAAAGGTCATCAATATGTTCTTTTCCTACCCGCACAATAAAACGGCGCACCGCCGCATCTGTCCAGTTCTCCTCATAATGAAACATATGATTGCCGATAAGGTGGTAAACCTGTTCAATAATTTTATTCGGATACCGCAATCGGCGCAAAATTTTTTCGGTAAGCTCAACTGAAACCGCTTCGTGCCGATAAAAAGTATAATCTCCGTGCGCTGTCTTTTTTCTCATTGCGGGTTTTCCGATATCATGAAAAAGTCCCGCAAGGCGAACTTGTAATTTTTCTTTCGGGCAAGCATCGCACACTAAAAGAGAATGTGTAAAAACGTCAAAACGGTGAAAACCTTTTTGCTCAACGCCGGCACATGCGCTCAACTCAGGAATAAATTCTTGTAATATTCCGCTTTCGTGCATAAGTCGAATAGCGACACTCGGCTTGTCGGTTTGAAGTATTTTACTGAATTCATCTTGAAAACGTTCAACGGAAATAATTTTAATTTTTGCAATGCTGAGCGGGATTGCTTTCAGTGTTTCGGGCTCTATCGAAAAATCAAGTTGTGCCGCAAAACGGATTGCCCGTATCGGGCGCAAACCGTCCTCGGAAAAACGCTCAAGCGGATTACCGACCGTTCGGATAATTTTTTTCCGCAGGTCTCGCATACCGTTAAAGAGGTCGGTTATGCGTCCTTCGGGGAGTTTAACTGCGAAGGCATTAATAGTAAAATCCCTGCGGGACAAATCTTCTTCAATGCTGCGCGCATAATGTACCGCATCGGGGTGCCGAGAATCCGTATAATCCGCTTCGGTGCGAAAGGTTGTACATTCGATGGACTTGCCCTTATATAGAATCGTTATCGTGCCGTGTTTAATGCCGGTGGGAATGGTATGCTTAAATAATTTTCGCACCTTTTCAGGCGATGCATCGGTTGCGAGATCCCAATCATGGGCTGCTTTTTTTAAAAGATAGTCCCGCACGGAGCCGCCAACCAAATACACTTGAAAGCCGGCGTTTGTGAACACTGCGGCTATTTCCGCTAAAAGAGGCGGTACCGGATACTGCATTTTATTCATAATTCTCTAAACGTTCCTCACTTTTGTGAATACATTTTTTAAAAATTTGCTTTTCGCTGACATGCTTTTTCGCCTCTTTCGGTAAAACAGGCGGTGTGTTTATTTTTTGAGCAGGGCTGTTACCAAAGCGGCAACCGCTTCGCTTGCACCAATCGCGCCGAGTCCTTCCGCAGTTTTTGCTTTCACAAATACGCAATCGGATTGTATTGTAAGTATATCCGCAATTGATTCTATGATTTTTTTTCTAAAGGGAAGAATTTTCGGTTTTTCAATCACAATAACGCAGTCGATGTTTTCAATCACCCAGCCTTCAGCAAGAATTTTTTGCCATGCAATTTGCAAAAGTTTTTTAGAGTCCGCATCTTTCCATTTATTGTCGGAGGGCGGAAAAAGCTCTCCGATGTCTCCGAGTGCAGCTGCTCCGAGCAAAGCGTCGGTTATGGCGTGCAATAAAACATCTCCGTCTGAATGCGCCTTTTCTCCTTTTTCAAAAGGAATATGAACTCCGCCAAGTAAGAGCTTTTTGCCTGCTTCCAATACATGCAAATCATAGCCAAGCCCGATTCGTATCATCAGTATCCTAAGTCCTCAGGGAAGGTAACTTTTTTATTTTCGCGCTCACCCTCACAGATATACACATCGCCTGCAAACAATGCATAAATCTCGCTGTCATCAGTATAAGCTTTATCATCTCCGGCGGCAGAGGCATGCGCTGCAAGTAATTTTAAAAAGGGAAACCCCTGCGGGGTTTGTACTGCTTTTATTGTTTTGCGCTCAAGGTGTTTAATAATTTTTCCTGTTTCATCAATTTCTTTTTGCGTGTCTATAACGGGAATTGCGGGAACGACTGCTCCAAGTTCGTGGGTTTTTTCTACGATTGTTTTGAGTAGCGCTTGAGAAATCCAAGGACGCGCGCCGTCATGCACAAAAACAAAGTCGGGGTTTTCGGCAGTTAATGCCTGTAATCCTTTGAATACGGATTCTTTTCGTGTGGCGCCGCCTTCGGCAAAGATAATTTTTAAAGCCTTGTTTTCAAAAAACGGCACTACCCGCAAATCTTTTTTTACCATTTGCTCCGCTTTTTCTTCGTCGCCTGAAGGAACGGTTATAAGAATAACTGAAAAAAGTTTTGATTGTGCAAACCGGAACACAACTTCCGACAGTACGGACTGTTCAGAATCGGATGAACTAAAAGGAAGATATTCTTTTTTCCCTATTTGCATGCGTTGAGATGTTCCCGCCGCAGTAATCAAAACCGCATCACTCATTCGTCGTCAAAATCCTCTTCATCATCGGCATCGAGACTATCAAAAGGGTCTTCGTCATCAAGATCATCATCAAAATCATCTTGAAGATTTTCTTCCGACAGTTCCGATTTTTCTTCCGAGAATTTCTCAAGATAGGTATGAATAAGGCTTTTTATTTCATTTTGCGGCAATCCCAATGCGGCGGAAATTTCATCTTCAAAAATTCTATATGCGGAATCATAAAGCTTTCGTTCTTGAATGGGAAGTTCTTTTATCTTGCTTCGATGATACAAAGATCGAACAATTGTCGCATTATCTAAAACTCCTCCGCTTTTAAATAAGTCAAGATTCATTTGATAGCGCATCTTCCAATCCAGTGGTCCCTGTTCTACTTCTTTTGAAAGAAAATCAAGGGCGCTTTCGGCATCTTTTTTGGATACAATGGTTCTGATGCCCAACTCTTCAGCTCGCATAACCGGCACCATCATGGTCATATCGGAATCTTCAAGATAAATTACGTAGTATTGCAGCATTTCTTCTTTAAACTCTTTTTTGCAAATTTCAGTAATTTCTCCTACACCCTGTCCGGGATACACAACCTTTTGATTTACGGCAAATGTAAATTTCTTACTCATATAGCTGCTATTATAACAGGATTTCTATTTTTAGTCAAAAGGATGGCAGTTTGTAGAAAAATTACACAAGGAATTTTCCATCGGAGCAAGGTGCTTTTGTTCATAAATTTTGCGTACAAAATCGTTGAGTTTCCCGCATCTTCATTGATAAACCCTTACGCATGATAAAAACAATCCGCCGGAAGAGTCCGCCTAGACAGCGCAAAACCGAACGTCCTCATCTCCGAAGTTGGCAACATCGGTTTAAAAGAAAAAAGCGAATTCATCAGCGAAAGACCGGGAGAACCAGTGTAAGCTTCAGATTCAAAGGACGGTAGCCCCCAGTATAACGTTTTGTAATTAACTTCCTGTTATACAAATCAGAGTAACAACAATAAGGGACTGCGGATTTAAGCATTCCTATGGTAAATTGCTCACCGTTGCGCCGTGTCGAACTCAGAACCGCCATGGACGACGGTGGTTCCAAACAGAAACGATGTTTTAAAGCATCAACACAAAACTGTAAAATTGAAGCTTTAAAACTCGTGGTTTAGTTTTTGACACGGACGTCAAAAACTAAACCGTGGCTCCTTTTTATAAAATTGTCTTGATTTGTATAAATGTATTAAAAACGGATCGACTTATCAAAAAAATGCTATACTTGTCCATTCGTATGCACTGATCAAAAGAAAAAACGGCTTGTACAATATTTAATATACGGATATTCTAAAGCGTTATGATTGATGCAAATACTTTAAAAAAAGAAACTGAAAAAAGACTTACCTTTGCAATTATTTCACACCCCGATGCGGGTAAAACAACAATTACCGAAAAGCTTTTATTATTCGGCGGGGCGATTCATACGGCGGGGGCGGTAAAAAGCAGTAAAAACACCAAGGCGACTACGTCTGATTTTATGAAAATGGAACAAGAGCGCGGAATTTCCATCAGTACTTCGGTTATGGGTTTTGATTACGGCGGCAGGCGGTTTAACTTGCTGGATACTCCGGGGCACGCCGATTTTTCGGAAGATACGTATCGCGGGCTTTCCGCGGTTGACAGCTCTTTGATGGTAATTGATTCGGTAAAGGGAGTTGAGGAGCGCACACGGCAGCTCTGTGCGGTGTGTAAGATGCGTAAAACGCCCATTGTTACTTTTGTGAACAAACTTGACCGAGAAGGCAAGGAGCCTATTGAGCTTTTAGATGAGATTGAAAAAGAGCTTGCAATTACGGTTACGCCGTTGACATGGCCGATAGGGCAGGGGAAAGATTTTAAAGGCGTGTACCATGTAGCGGATAAAACCTTACATCTTTTTAAAGGCGGGCAGACAAAATTACCGGTTGAAGTAATTGACATTCCTTCGATTATGTCCGATGAGCTTGACTCTTATGTGGGGTCGACTTTTGCCGCAAAACTGCGGGAAGAAGTGGAAATGATTTCTGCGGTATATCCGCCCTTTGAACTTGATTCGTATCTTGCGGGGACGGTAAGTCCGGTTTGTTTCGGCTCCGCATTAAACAACTTCGGCGTGGGAGAACTTTTAGACACGCTTATCAAAATAGCCCCTTCACCGTTGATAAAAGAAGCTGACACACGTGTAGTACATCCGGATGAAGAACAGTTTAGCGGGTTTGTGTTTAAGATTCATGCAAACATGAATCCGCGGCATCATGACCGCATTGCGTTTTTGCGCGTTTGCTCGGGAGTATTTGAGCGCAATAAATTATACAAACATGTGCGCAGCGGTAAAACATTCAGGTCATCAAATCCGACGGCGTTTATGTCTCAGGATAGGGAAATTATCGATCAGGCTTGGCCGGGGGATATTATCGGTTTGCACGATACCGGCAATCTTAAAATCGGCGATACCTTAACGGAGGGCGAAGATATTCAGTTTAAAGGTATTCCAAATTTCGCGCCGCAAATATTCAGAACTATTTTGAACGCAGACCCTTTAAAAGAAAAACAATTTCACAAAGGATTAAATCAGCTTGCGGAAGAGGGGGTTATTCAAATATTTACCAAACTGCACCAACCGAATGTGCGAATACTCGGTGTGGTAGGGCAATTGCAGCTTGAAGTGCTCCAATCCCGATTGGAAACCGAATACAATGCGGAGTGCCGCTACGAGCCGATTGATGTAAGCCTTGCCCGCTGGATAAACTGCGAAGACAAAAAAAAGCTCAAAGCATTTGTAACCGCAAACGAGCGTAAAATACTGCAAGACGTTGCGGGAAACTATGTGTTTATCACCGATTCCGCATGGGCTTTAAATCGCATCCAAGAGCTAAATAAAGAGATATCATTTTATATCACTTCCGAGATGAGAAATTGAATTTAATCATGCCTAACTATTTTTTACGTTTTGATTTTACAAAAAATATACTCGGTGTTAAATCCGTGTTTTTTATTTTCTGTCTCTTTTTTTTGTGTTGTGCGGAAATGTCGGTGTTCAGTAAAACAATGGGTAAAGATATTGCGTTGTTTAAACTGGGAGGTGAACAAAATGATCTGCCGCCGAAGATATCCGAGCAAATTGACAATGCGATACTGCAAACTTTTCAGAAGGTACCGGGCTTTCACGTTATTCCAATGCATCAGAAATTTTCCGCAATCAATCCCGAAACGTTTAACAGAGAAATCCTTAAAATAAAAGAGGAAAAATCTTCTCCGCTGGATGAGATACGCATGGGCGGGCAAACGTTTAAAAAAAGAGATTGGGAAGACCTGATAAAATCTTATATGGCTGTGGTGCCTTTTATTGCCGAGTGCAAACTGCTCAGCGAACAAACTGAAGATAAAGCAGCCTCTTTTACTGTTGTACTGAAAATACAGTTTTATCTTATTGGCGTGCAAAAAAATAAAACCATTGCATCATTTCAAATTGCGACAGAGGGCAGCGGCAGCAGCAGCGAAACTGCATTTTTTGATGCAGTTGAAATAATTCCTTTTTACCTTGAGAACATGGTGCGAGCACGGCTTGACCTTCGCTCAAAAACCGTTGCTGCAAAAATTGACGGAAGAACTGCTGTTCTGGAAACAAGCACAAATCTCAATATAAAAAAAGGAGATGAATATGCCGTTATTGAACGGGAACTAAAAAATGGAAGTTTAAGATCAAAAGAAACAGGATTATTATTAATTAAAGAGGTGCGGGAAGAAAACAGTCTTGCCGAAATTCTATATGCCTCGCCTTCGCTTGCTGAAGGCAGTGAGCTGAAAGCAATCTCCCGTTTGCCCATTGTTTTTAAACCGTTTTTTGAGTTAGCTATTCCAATTCCGTATAAAAAAGAGAAGGGCGCCGATTATTCAATCGGTTTGCAAATTATTCACTCACGCGGCTTTTATCGTGTTCGTCCAATGTACGGGGTTGCCTTTATTTTTCCCAAACGCAGCAAAGATGAAATTCCTGAAAAAACGGATAATGGTGAGACCGGCGTTATTGTTCCGATACAATTTTTTGCCGGTGCCGAGTTATACAACAGTTATTTCGGCAGAACAAAAATAACTCCGCAAGCTGCGGCATTTATTACTTTTAATCAGCAAGGAAAAGGCTTTCGGCATATTCGTACCGGTGAGCTCTGGCTCAAACTTGATGTGGATACAAGCTGGTTAGTAAGCAGAGATATGCTTTTCGGTTTTTCCGTAGGAGGGCGGGGGGCTTACCGTTTTGGAAATGAAAAACCGTTCAGCTTTTCGATTACTTTCCAATTAGGGCTTACATTTAAAATCTGAATCCGGTGATTTATAAACAGGACAAGAGTACGAAAAACTTATTTTGAAATTTATCTTGATTTACTGAAATTTAAAACAATGTACATCAAATTCTGATAGCGTTACGCTGTAATGTTCCGCAGCCTATACAATTGAAACAATACTTTCCGCCGGTATACCATTCTGTAATTAACTTGCAGTGATACTAATCGAAGTATCAACAGGTTGCTTTGCTGCTTCGGCATTCCGATGGTAAATTGCCACGGATGGCAAAACTCAGAACCGCCACGGACGGCGGTGGTTCTAAACAGAATCGATGTTTTAAAGCAAAGTAGTTTGCAAAGCTTTAAAACTCGCAGGTTTGGTTTTGACATGGACGTCAAAATGAAACCGTCGTGTCGGACTTTTTTCTATAAAATTTTCTACAATTCATATTAAATGAATTAAAGGATATATTCGAGTTATCAAAAAAAACGTTATATCAGCCGCTTATCTCAAAAATTCTTACATTTGACAAGGTTTTTTAAAATTTACAGCGTAGTGTTTACAATCAAAATTATGTGATTTATAATTGTTCATAGTGGAGGCATTAAACGTGATTAATAATAAAACGATTAAAAGCGCGATGAAGATACGCTTGGACTATCTTCCCGAAAAAAAGGAATTCCAGCCGGGAATTAGAAGGGCTCCCGATAGGGGTTTTCGGCTCACAAAGGAGCAAACAAAAATAGCGCTGCGAAATGCGCTGCGGTATATTCCGGAAGAATACCATGAACAGCTAATCCCCGAATTCTTGGAGGAGCTTACAACCCGAGGTAGAATTTACGGCTATCGATTTAGACCGGAAGGGCGAATCTACGGAAAGCCCATTGACGAATACAAGGGAAATTGCATTGAAGGAAAAGCTTTTCAGGTTATGATCGACAACAACCTTGATTTTGATGTAGCTCTTTATCCGTATGAATTGGTTACCTACGGCGAAACGGGATCGGTTTGCCATGACTGGATGCAGTATTGTCTTATTATGAAATACTTGGAAGTCTTGCACGACGATGAAACCCTTGTTGTTGAATCAGGGCATCCTTTAGGAATTTTTAAATCGAGGAAAAATGCGCCGCGCGTTATTATTACAAACGGCTTAATGGTCGGCTTATATGATAATCTTGAAGACTGGGAAATTGCCGAAGAAATGGGTGTTGCCAATTACGGGCAAATGACTGCAGGCGGCTGGATGTATATCGGTCCGCAGGGAATTGTGCACGGCACCTATAACACCATTTTAAATGCCGGCAGACTTAAGCTCGGCTTAAAAGAAAAAGATAACCTTGCCGGTAAGCTCTTTATTTCGTCAGGTTTAGGCGGAATGAGCGGTGCTCAAGGAAAGGCCGGCGACATTGCAGGAGCGGTTTCAATTATTGCCGAAGTTGATATTTCCAGAATCGAGACAAGGCTTGAGCAGGGCTGGATTAAAAAACTTTCCAAAACTCCGGAGGAAGCGGTAACACTTGCTCAAGATGCTCTTAAAAAGAAAGAAGCTTTGAGTATTGCTTTCCACGGAAACATTGTAGATCTTCTTGAGTATATAGAAGAAAACAATATTCATATTGATTTATTGTCGGATCAAACCTCTTGCCATAACGTATACAACGGCGGATATTGTCCTGTCGGAATAAGCTTTGAAGAGCGCACCCGTTTGCTTGCCGAAGATAAAAAAAC contains these protein-coding regions:
- a CDS encoding peptide chain release factor 3 translates to MIDANTLKKETEKRLTFAIISHPDAGKTTITEKLLLFGGAIHTAGAVKSSKNTKATTSDFMKMEQERGISISTSVMGFDYGGRRFNLLDTPGHADFSEDTYRGLSAVDSSLMVIDSVKGVEERTRQLCAVCKMRKTPIVTFVNKLDREGKEPIELLDEIEKELAITVTPLTWPIGQGKDFKGVYHVADKTLHLFKGGQTKLPVEVIDIPSIMSDELDSYVGSTFAAKLREEVEMISAVYPPFELDSYLAGTVSPVCFGSALNNFGVGELLDTLIKIAPSPLIKEADTRVVHPDEEQFSGFVFKIHANMNPRHHDRIAFLRVCSGVFERNKLYKHVRSGKTFRSSNPTAFMSQDREIIDQAWPGDIIGLHDTGNLKIGDTLTEGEDIQFKGIPNFAPQIFRTILNADPLKEKQFHKGLNQLAEEGVIQIFTKLHQPNVRILGVVGQLQLEVLQSRLETEYNAECRYEPIDVSLARWINCEDKKKLKAFVTANERKILQDVAGNYVFITDSAWALNRIQELNKEISFYITSEMRN
- a CDS encoding methyl-accepting chemotaxis protein, whose product is MTSTIEYTPSRKYIGNKKRFSIRRKLLIVFGVLSAGSLFMLSFLALKFAQKAVSEKIEDHLIDKANDTAEIIDSRINAFFQLLNSIAREKELTSASSSDAEKLEYLDSELALHNELVQLNFYNTYGFRYTREGKKITVSDRDWFQSALKGKPFASEPLISRSLNKLLIIFAVPVYSNGNIVGVLNSTVDGLWLCDQIADIVVGKTGACYIVGLSGTTIAAEETEIVKKQENSRENAKTDPEFESIAMLEKKAMESKESSVDYFHWKGEWEIASFAKLKSTGWTVIISAPIYEFMGTVQRLRISLYLTGFIILITALVVVFITAHRIVKPLTVTVNALQNIAQGDGDLTVKLPVTGNDEITDLCDYFNKTIEKIGTSVKQVAENTNIMQDIGTELSSNMTETASAVHQISANIDGVKQQALTQAASVTETAAAMEEIIRTIKQLDTNIETQATNVAESSSAIEQMVANIDSITQMLEKANATIQELASSTADGKDKVAVAINIMQKISEESGGLMEASSVIQHIASQTNLLAMNAAIEAAHAGEAGKGFAVVADEIRKLAEDSSTQGRAITTTLKTLSVEIDDLSSSAQAVGEKFNVIFDLSGEVKNTSNRLMEAMQEQERGSREVLIAIKDINNITAEVNSGSTEMRKGGEGVAKEMQKLDSLTRIITDSMNEMASGAVQISNAVQEVNEITQKNKESIEKLANEVQKFKV
- a CDS encoding CarD family transcriptional regulator produces the protein MSKKFTFAVNQKVVYPGQGVGEITEICKKEFKEEMLQYYVIYLEDSDMTMMVPVMRAEELGIRTIVSKKDAESALDFLSKEVEQGPLDWKMRYQMNLDLFKSGGVLDNATIVRSLYHRSKIKELPIQERKLYDSAYRIFEDEISAALGLPQNEIKSLIHTYLEKFSEEKSELSEENLQDDFDDDLDDEDPFDSLDADDEEDFDDE
- a CDS encoding CCA tRNA nucleotidyltransferase yields the protein MQYPVPPLLAEIAAVFTNAGFQVYLVGGSVRDYLLKKAAHDWDLATDASPEKVRKLFKHTIPTGIKHGTITILYKGKSIECTTFRTEADYTDSRHPDAVHYARSIEEDLSRRDFTINAFAVKLPEGRITDLFNGMRDLRKKIIRTVGNPLERFSEDGLRPIRAIRFAAQLDFSIEPETLKAIPLSIAKIKIISVERFQDEFSKILQTDKPSVAIRLMHESGILQEFIPELSACAGVEQKGFHRFDVFTHSLLVCDACPKEKLQVRLAGLFHDIGKPAMRKKTAHGDYTFYRHEAVSVELTEKILRRLRYPNKIIEQVYHLIGNHMFHYEENWTDAAVRRFIVRVGKEHIDDLFDLRQADTFGLAGQKVQPFHLAEFTAHIDKILKEDSALSIKNLAVNGKELIALGIPAGPMLGAILQELFQTVLDDPAQNTKDSLLKIAEGLYRQKYCK
- the ispF gene encoding 2-C-methyl-D-erythritol 2,4-cyclodiphosphate synthase; its protein translation is MIRIGLGYDLHVLEAGKKLLLGGVHIPFEKGEKAHSDGDVLLHAITDALLGAAALGDIGELFPPSDNKWKDADSKKLLQIAWQKILAEGWVIENIDCVIVIEKPKILPFRKKIIESIADILTIQSDCVFVKAKTAEGLGAIGASEAVAALVTALLKK
- a CDS encoding urocanate hydratase; this encodes MINNKTIKSAMKIRLDYLPEKKEFQPGIRRAPDRGFRLTKEQTKIALRNALRYIPEEYHEQLIPEFLEELTTRGRIYGYRFRPEGRIYGKPIDEYKGNCIEGKAFQVMIDNNLDFDVALYPYELVTYGETGSVCHDWMQYCLIMKYLEVLHDDETLVVESGHPLGIFKSRKNAPRVIITNGLMVGLYDNLEDWEIAEEMGVANYGQMTAGGWMYIGPQGIVHGTYNTILNAGRLKLGLKEKDNLAGKLFISSGLGGMSGAQGKAGDIAGAVSIIAEVDISRIETRLEQGWIKKLSKTPEEAVTLAQDALKKKEALSIAFHGNIVDLLEYIEENNIHIDLLSDQTSCHNVYNGGYCPVGISFEERTRLLAEDKKTFEALVDKTLKRHFTVIKKLTEKGTYFFDYGNSFLKAIYDSGVKEVSKNGIDDKDGFIWPSYVEDIMGPLLFDYGYGPFRWVCLSGKESDLIATDHAAMECIDPNRRYQDLDNYNWIKEAENNKLVVGTQARILYQDAKGRVKIALKFNELVREGKIGPVMMGRDHHDVSGTDSPFRETSNIKDGSNVMADMAVQCFAGNAARGMSLIALHNGGGVGIGKSINGGFGLVLDGSERVDEIINLSLTWDVMGGVARRNWARNEHAIEVSMEFNGDNEFGHITLPYLVDDALIENAVKNIK
- a CDS encoding IspD/TarI family cytidylyltransferase is translated as MSDAVLITAAGTSQRMQIGKKEYLPFSSSDSEQSVLSEVVFRFAQSKLFSVILITVPSGDEEKAEQMVKKDLRVVPFFENKALKIIFAEGGATRKESVFKGLQALTAENPDFVFVHDGARPWISQALLKTIVEKTHELGAVVPAIPVIDTQKEIDETGKIIKHLERKTIKAVQTPQGFPFLKLLAAHASAAGDDKAYTDDSEIYALFAGDVYICEGERENKKVTFPEDLGY